A genomic region of Raphanus sativus cultivar WK10039 chromosome 6, ASM80110v3, whole genome shotgun sequence contains the following coding sequences:
- the LOC108811797 gene encoding mRNA cap guanine-N7 methyltransferase 2, producing MSGIMIPGSKPLPEQQSHHHRLFDFAKTAIIKIFAHPYTTVCELYCGEAPDTEKWEDALIGHYIGIDTWYSGISCVREAWESHRKRYDVDFFQADPSKDDLVMKVEKIVGEVDLVSCWRHLQLCFETEESARRLLTNVASLLKPGGYFFGITPDSSTIWAKYQKNVEAYHNRSGGTKPNVFPNYIRSESYMITFEVEEEKFPKFGKRYQLKFSGDNPPEDHCLVHFPSLIRLAREAGLEYVEIQSLTDFYDDNRAQFASLLMNAGPNFVDPRGKLLPRAFDLLGLYATFIFQKPDPDLEPPLTTPIPYECDEREVQVINDTRAPSEDSSQGLGKISEQKGILGPGPADLRFSEAI from the exons ATGAGCGGCATCATGATCCCAGGTTCGAAACCACTACCGGAGCAGCAGAGTCACCACCACCGTCTCTTCGATTTCGCGAAAACGGCAATAATCAAAATCTTCGCACACCCTTACACCACT GTTTGCGAGCTCTACTGCGGCGAAGCTCCCGACACCGAGAAATGGGAAGACGCCTTAATCGGTCACTACATCGGAATCG ATACATGGTATTCTGGGATATCTTGCGTGCGAGAAGCTTGGGAGAGTCATAGGAAGAGATACGATGTGGACTTCTTTCAAGCTGATCCTTCCAAG GACGATCTTGTAATGAAGGTAGAGAAGATAGTTGGGGAGGTTGATTTAGTTTCCTGTTGGCGTCATCTGCAG TTATGCTTTGAAACTGAGGAGAGTGCGAGAAGACTTTTGACTAATGTTGCAAGTTTGCTGAAACCGGGTGGTTACTTTTTCGGGATTACTCCTGATTCGTCTACAATATG GGCAAAGTACCAGAAGAATGTGGAAGCATACCACAATAGGAGCGGAGGGACGAAGCCTAATGTTTTTCCCAACTACATTCGGTCGGAAAGTTACATGATCACTTTCGAAGTAGAGGAAGAAAA GTTTCCTAAGTTTGGAAAGAGGTATCAGCTGAAATTTTCTGGTGACAACCCTCCTGAAGACCATTGCTTGGTTCACTTCCCAAGCTTAATCAG GTTAGCGAGGGAAGCTGGCCTTGAATATGTGGAGATTCAAAGTTTAACAGATTTCTACGATGATAACAG AGCTCAATTCGCAAGTTTGCTGATGAATGCTGGACCGAACTTTGTTGACCCTAGGGGGAAGCTTCTTCCACGGGCATTTGATTTGTTAG GGCTCTATGCAACATTCATATTTCAGAAGCCTGACCCAGACCTTGAACCTCCTCTAACGACCCCAATACCTTACGAGTGTGATGAG AGAGAAGTTCAGGTGATCAATGACACAAGGGCACCTTCGGAAGACTCATCACAAGGATTAGGGAAGATTAGTGAGCAAAAAGGAATATTGGGACCAGGCCCTGCTGATTTACGTTTCTCCGAGGCAATTTGA
- the LOC108807288 gene encoding fimbrin-3: protein MNCKRYLTAEEIVEGSSYLNLAFVAQTFHERNGLSTDGRFSFAEMMTEDTQSCRDERCYRLWINSLGIDSYVNNVFEDVRNGWILLEVLDKVYPGSVNWKHASKPPIKMPFKKVENCNQVVRIGKEMILNATYIVSVARKLGCSVFLLPEDIVDVNQKMMLILTASITYWSLQQKSSSSESSSSDTSSTHSTTTTCTSTDASPAPSVTGEDDVSSLNEEVSSLTIEEDNDADILSDVTSVSEEAAIE from the exons ATGAACTGCAAACGGTACTTGACTGCGGAAGAGATAGTTGAAGGGTCTTCGTATTTGAATCTCGCATTTGTGGCACAGACTTTTCACGAAAG GAATGGCCTTAGCACTGATGGCAGGTTCTCCTTTGCGGAGATGATGACTGAGGATACACAGAGTTGCAGAGATGAAAGATGTTACCGGCTATGGATTAATAGCCTGGGGATTGATAGTTATGTCAATAATGTGTTTGAAGATGTCAGAAACGG ATGGATTCTTCTTGAAGTTCTTGACAAGGTCTATCCAGGCTCAGTTAACTGGAAGCATGCTTCAAAACCACCAATTAAGATGCCGTTTAAGAAAGTAGAGAACTGCAATCAAGTTGTGAGGATTGGGAAAGAGATGATATTGAATGCTACATACATCGTCAGTGTAGCAAGAAAGCTCggttgctctgttttcttgttaCCAGAAGATATCGTGGAC GTAAATCAAAAGATGATGTTGATCTTAACGGCAAGTATAACGTATTGGAGTCTTCAGCAAAAGTCATCATCGTCAGAGAGTTCAAGTTCTGATACATCATCGACGCATAGCACAACCACGACGTGCACGAGCACTGATGCTTCACCAGCTCCATCTGTCACTGGGGAAGACGATGTCTCTTCCTTAAACGAAGAAGTGTCGAGTCTAACCATCGAAGAAGACAATGACGCAGACATCTTGTCTGATGTCACCTCCGTCTCAGAGGAAGCAGCCATTGAATAG
- the LOC108806335 gene encoding SEC12-like protein 1, with translation MEKEEASRGESGHVVCGSWIRRPKKVNWAIIARAAKRRGSSSPALLHIFSFDPITTSLSSSPLATHELKESDGDPIAISVHPGGDYFVCSTSKGGCKLFEIVGGATGVTILAKELPPLQNAGLQKCMAFSFDGSKLATGGVDGCLRIMEWPNLSVILDEPKAHKSIRDMDFSLDSEFLATTSTDGSARIWKAEDGFPLSTLERSGDENIELCRFSKDGTKPFLFCAAQRGDVPVVNVYDISTWKKLGFKKLSRKNASTMAVSLDGKYIALGGKDGDISVAEVKTMEIYHYSKRLHLGQTIASLEFCPSERVMLTTSSEWGEMVTELTVPKEWKEWQIYALLFCLFMASVVLAYVFFENSDSFWKLPMGKDQRRPKISLFGGSSSTPAEDHNKWNLDL, from the exons atggagaaagaagaagcgAGTCGTGGGGAAAGTGGGCATGTGGTGTGCGGATCATGGATTCGTCGCCCCAAGAAAGTCAACTGGGCCATCATCGCCAGAGCTGCCAAACGCCGTGGCTCCTCCTCTCCTGCCCTCCTTCACATCTTCTCTTTCGATCCCATCACCACTTCCCTCTCCTCCTCTCCCTtg GCAACACATGAGCTTAAGGAGAGTGATGGTGATCCTATAGCAATCTCTGTGCATCCTGGTGGTGATTATTTTGTTTGCTCTACCTCCAAAGGTGGTTGCAA GTTGTTTGAGATCGTGGGAGGAGCAACAGGTGTTACAATCTTAGCCAAAGAACTCCCTCCTCTTCAGAATGCTGGGCTACAAAAATGTATGGCCTTCAGCTTTGACGGGTCTAAACTAGCTACTGGAGGAGTG GATGGGTGTCTAAGAATAATGGAGTGGCCAAACCTAAGTGTAATTTTGGATGAGCCAAAGGCACACAAATCCATCCGGGACATGGATTTTAG TCTTGACTCAGAGTTCTTAGCCACAACATCAACTGATGGGTCAGCTAGGATATGGAAAGCAGAAGATGGTTTTCCTTTGTCAACTTTGGAACGTAGTGGG GATGAAAATATTGAACTGTGCCGGTTCTCTAAAGATGGAACAAAACCCTTTCTGTTCTGTGCTGCTCAAAGAG GTGATGTTCCTGTGGTCAATGTTTACGACATTAGTACATGGAAGAAGCTTGGGTTCAAGAAGCTGTCAAGGAAGAATGCATCGACGATGGCAGTGAGCTTGGATGGCAAATATATTGCTTT GGGTGGCAAAGATGGAGATATATCTGTAGCTGAAGTGAAGACAATGGAGATATACCATTACAGTAAGAGGCTGCATCTTGGTCAAACCATTGCTTCACTTGAGTTCTGCCCTAGTGAAAG GGTGATGCTGACAACATCGAGTGAATGGGGTGAGATGGTGACCGAACTCACTGTACCAAAGGAGTGGAAAG AGTGGCAGATATATGCGCTGTTGTTTTGCTTGTTCATGGCATCAGTGGTACTTGCATACGTGTTCTTCGAGAACTCAGATTCGTTTTGGAAGTTGCCAATGGGAAAAGATCAAAGAAGACCAAAGATAAGTCTCTTTGGAGGTTCATCCTCTACGCCTGCCGAGGATCATAACAAGTGGAACTTGGACCTATAG